A genomic stretch from Deltaproteobacteria bacterium includes:
- a CDS encoding MBL fold metallo-hydrolase — MSRRGLTGIVLGLAVMLSAQAAVAICNPNVVKTLGEGPHLARSVGMLAGATVPGDADIGLGQYSVRWFGHSSFAIRSGTGTRVVADPNFDVTPGITADAVTVSNDHYTHNNVEAVRGEPLVLRGITLDQRWQPVRRKVKDIVVVNLPSARSYDFSRIANSIFVFEMGSLCLAHLGNIGHLLTEKQVKLLRRVDVMMVPIDARNNLGFGDLVKVIEQVKPPIVLPMHYDNPHQAEYFASHLDGRYPV, encoded by the coding sequence ATGTCAAGACGCGGACTCACCGGTATCGTGCTCGGTCTGGCGGTAATGTTGAGCGCACAGGCCGCGGTCGCCATCTGTAATCCCAACGTGGTCAAGACCCTCGGTGAGGGACCCCACCTAGCCCGTTCCGTCGGCATGCTTGCCGGCGCCACCGTCCCGGGCGACGCGGACATCGGCCTCGGCCAGTACAGCGTCCGCTGGTTCGGCCACTCGAGCTTCGCCATCCGTTCGGGCACCGGCACCCGGGTGGTGGCCGATCCCAACTTCGACGTGACCCCGGGAATCACCGCCGACGCGGTGACCGTGAGCAACGACCATTACACTCACAACAACGTCGAAGCCGTGCGCGGGGAGCCGCTGGTACTGCGCGGCATCACGCTGGACCAGCGCTGGCAGCCGGTGCGCCGTAAGGTCAAGGACATCGTCGTGGTGAACCTCCCCAGCGCCCGCAGCTACGACTTCAGCCGCATCGCCAACTCGATCTTCGTCTTCGAGATGGGCAGTCTGTGCCTCGCCCACCTGGGCAACATCGGCCACCTGCTCACCGAGAAGCAGGTGAAGCTCCTGCGCCGGGTGGACGTCATGATGGTCCCCATCGACGCGCGCAACAACCTGGGCTTCGGCGACCTCGTGAAGGTCATCGAGCAGGTCAAGCCGCCCATCGTGCTGCCGATGCACTACGACAACCCGCACCAGGCCGAATACTTCGCGTCCCACCTCGACGGCCGCTACCCGGT